One genomic segment of Natrononativus amylolyticus includes these proteins:
- a CDS encoding PRC-barrel domain-containing protein produces the protein MSDILAENLSGKSVMGADGVELGMLYNITMDIKSGKIHDLVVEPNEEASSRSLDFPTDEENRVLVPVSRVLAVKDYIVVER, from the coding sequence ATGAGCGATATACTCGCTGAAAACCTCTCGGGGAAATCCGTCATGGGTGCCGACGGTGTGGAGCTGGGAATGCTCTACAACATCACGATGGACATCAAGTCGGGCAAGATTCACGACCTCGTCGTCGAACCGAACGAGGAGGCCTCCTCGCGCTCGCTCGACTTCCCGACCGACGAAGAAAACCGCGTCCTCGTTCCCGTCAGCCGCGTGCTGGCGGTGAAAGACTACATCGTCGTCGAACGCTAA
- a CDS encoding NOB1 family endonuclease, translating into MYVLDSSAFIHDFHTTEQTATIPLVREELVDESAYRYDAMEGSGMHVHIPNGDTTEKVRRAARESGDLEVLSDTDVRLVAAAFELDATLVTDDYAMQNVAERLQVDVEAIAREGIDEQREWIFQCQGCGREFDDEKERCPICGSGMTRKNPS; encoded by the coding sequence ATGTACGTTCTCGATTCGTCCGCTTTTATTCACGACTTTCACACGACCGAACAGACGGCGACGATCCCGCTCGTCCGCGAGGAGCTCGTCGACGAGAGCGCCTACCGCTACGACGCGATGGAGGGCTCGGGGATGCACGTTCACATCCCCAACGGCGACACGACCGAGAAGGTCCGCCGCGCGGCGAGAGAGTCCGGCGACCTCGAGGTGCTTTCGGACACCGACGTTCGCCTCGTCGCGGCGGCGTTCGAACTCGACGCCACCCTCGTCACCGACGACTACGCGATGCAGAACGTCGCCGAGCGCCTCCAGGTCGACGTCGAGGCGATCGCCCGCGAGGGGATCGACGAACAGCGCGAGTGGATCTTCCAGTGTCAGGGCTGTGGCCGGGAGTTCGACGACGAGAAAGAACGCTGTCCGATCTGTGGCTCCGGGATGACGCGGAAGAACCCGTCCTGA
- a CDS encoding sugar phosphate nucleotidyltransferase: MNDLSAVVLAAGEGRRLRPLTTHRPKPMLPAATKPILEHVLDTLVDAGITDITIVVGYGRTRVQSHFGPTYRNVPLRYSRQEIQLGSGHALLAAESDLEGSLLVVNGDQLIDDRIVTDVIDAHDDGAAATLGLIQRSAVEGYGGVILEGDQVTELVERPGDERDYRLNAGVYAFEPDVFEAIRTAEPRAGEHSLVDGITELIASGREVRGVVSEGLWVDATYPWDLLDVSFQLLDSAPEDGGVASSVDERATVHESAVIREPVVIDADCEVGPGAVVGPYTCLGENVTVGSNAVVERSVVDADTRIGQQATLLECVTGVGVEVGAATAVPGGPGDVRVGDRVFEAERLGALLADHVRDNGGVTYVPGTVVGSNSVIGAGATVRGTLSEKTEVHH, translated from the coding sequence GTGAACGATCTATCTGCCGTTGTTCTCGCAGCCGGGGAGGGACGACGACTGCGACCGCTGACGACCCACAGACCGAAGCCGATGCTGCCGGCCGCGACGAAGCCGATCCTCGAGCACGTTCTCGATACGCTCGTCGACGCCGGTATCACGGACATCACGATCGTCGTCGGCTACGGGCGAACGCGCGTCCAGTCGCACTTCGGCCCGACGTACCGAAACGTCCCCCTACGGTACAGCAGACAGGAGATCCAGCTCGGTAGCGGCCACGCGCTGCTGGCGGCCGAGTCCGACCTCGAGGGGTCGCTGCTCGTCGTCAACGGCGACCAGCTGATCGACGACCGGATCGTGACCGACGTGATCGACGCCCACGACGACGGCGCGGCCGCGACGCTCGGCCTGATCCAGCGGTCGGCCGTCGAGGGGTACGGCGGCGTCATCCTCGAGGGCGACCAGGTGACGGAGCTGGTCGAGCGACCGGGCGACGAGCGCGACTACCGGCTCAACGCCGGGGTGTACGCCTTCGAGCCGGACGTCTTCGAGGCGATTCGGACGGCCGAACCCCGCGCGGGCGAGCACTCGCTCGTCGACGGCATCACCGAGCTGATCGCCTCCGGTCGGGAGGTTCGCGGCGTCGTCTCGGAGGGGCTCTGGGTGGACGCGACCTACCCGTGGGACCTCCTCGACGTCTCCTTCCAGCTGCTCGATTCGGCTCCGGAGGACGGCGGCGTCGCCTCGAGCGTCGACGAGCGCGCGACGGTCCACGAGTCGGCGGTGATCCGCGAGCCGGTCGTGATCGACGCCGACTGTGAGGTCGGCCCCGGCGCGGTCGTCGGCCCCTACACCTGCCTCGGCGAGAACGTTACCGTCGGCTCGAACGCCGTCGTCGAGCGCAGCGTCGTCGACGCCGACACCAGAATCGGACAGCAGGCGACGCTGCTCGAGTGTGTCACCGGTGTCGGCGTCGAAGTCGGCGCGGCGACGGCGGTACCGGGCGGTCCCGGCGACGTCCGGGTCGGCGACCGCGTCTTCGAGGCCGAACGTCTCGGCGCCCTGCTCGCGGACCACGTCCGGGACAACGGGGGCGTCACCTACGTCCCCGGAACGGTCGTCGGCTCGAACTCCGTCATCGGCGCCGGCGCGACGGTCCGGGGCACCCTCTCGGAGAAGACGGAGGTGCACCACTGA
- a CDS encoding right-handed parallel beta-helix repeat-containing protein encodes MNDSDDGAERWERRRRSRRLFMQSAGVVGFGLAAGPSIAAPRGDDEHEDDDTDATEESNGCPSTEIEPGLHEFVADDGEAGDDFGDSVAVDGDTAIVAPGNLLDLEQAEFHNFTADPATAYVFTRDGDGWCQQATLVADEGGSDGDDEHHLGGSAVSLDGDTAIVGDVNHDGTDVDTGAAFVFTRNGETWSQEAMLTAEDGQRVDRFGGAVSLDGDTAIVGAHLEDERGFQAGAAYVFTRDGETWSQEAKLTAEDGENLDHFGVSVALDGNRALVSAPYRAENGNWTGAAYVFARDGETWSQEAKLTAEDGAERDRFGLAVALDGDTALVSAPYHDENGEDAGATYVFVRDGESWSQEAKLVAEDGAAREQFGWSLGLDGDRAVVGMWHVIRGGAPATGAAYLFARDEGAWSQEATLLAPDGEDGDDFGRAVDLDDETILAGAPGRDEGAGSTYAFDRSTWEPTDPDEEETDEEPTAIDSCTVITEPGEYELVADLAPRELEQPACIVIDSDDVTLRGNGHTIDASDATHAESDYSEGYERPPCIAVHPYTNGLGEDNWNTHVADVVVTGGYAGVAARLSSGGHYEDVRAADNDHGFLFETDGGLVRNCVAEDNERGVTVTTWGFGGRLRADLEDCTVRNNGTGLWVDQEMDATAARCRIVENGTGVLAVPFALETDWQPPTVALEECHVCRNENYGVHARTDPLAEDADDHEQEREGVVLAVDNYWGAANGPSSFGDPPEPYADPETGRPADGDGDAVSQSLEPGVSNVRFDPFLEVPFDDVGARR; translated from the coding sequence ATGAACGATTCTGACGACGGGGCCGAACGGTGGGAACGACGTCGCCGATCCCGACGACTGTTCATGCAGTCGGCCGGCGTAGTGGGGTTCGGCCTGGCTGCCGGACCGTCGATCGCCGCTCCCCGAGGGGACGACGAACACGAAGACGACGACACGGACGCGACTGAGGAGTCGAACGGCTGTCCGTCGACCGAGATCGAACCCGGTCTGCACGAGTTCGTGGCGGACGACGGCGAGGCGGGCGACGATTTCGGCGATTCCGTCGCCGTCGACGGCGACACCGCGATCGTCGCGCCGGGCAACCTCCTCGACCTCGAGCAGGCCGAGTTCCACAACTTCACAGCCGATCCCGCGACGGCGTACGTGTTCACCCGTGACGGCGACGGGTGGTGCCAGCAGGCGACACTCGTCGCAGACGAGGGGGGGTCGGACGGGGACGACGAGCACCACCTCGGAGGGTCCGCGGTCAGCCTCGACGGCGACACGGCGATCGTCGGTGACGTCAACCACGACGGGACCGACGTGGATACCGGCGCGGCGTTCGTGTTCACACGCAACGGGGAGACGTGGTCCCAGGAGGCGATGCTTACGGCCGAGGACGGCCAGCGCGTCGACCGCTTCGGAGGGGCGGTCAGCCTCGACGGCGACACCGCGATCGTGGGGGCGCACCTCGAGGACGAACGCGGCTTCCAGGCTGGAGCGGCGTACGTGTTCACCCGCGACGGGGAGACGTGGTCCCAGGAGGCGAAACTCACGGCCGAAGACGGCGAGAACCTCGATCATTTCGGGGTGTCGGTCGCCCTCGACGGCAACAGGGCGCTCGTCAGCGCGCCGTACAGAGCCGAAAACGGAAACTGGACCGGCGCCGCGTACGTATTCGCACGCGACGGGGAGACGTGGTCTCAGGAGGCGAAGCTCACGGCCGAGGACGGCGCGGAGCGCGACCGCTTCGGCCTGGCGGTCGCCCTCGACGGCGACACGGCACTCGTGAGCGCACCCTACCACGACGAGAACGGCGAGGACGCGGGTGCGACGTACGTGTTCGTACGTGACGGCGAGTCGTGGTCCCAGGAGGCGAAGCTCGTGGCTGAAGACGGCGCGGCGCGCGAACAGTTCGGCTGGTCGCTCGGCCTCGACGGGGACCGTGCGGTCGTCGGGATGTGGCACGTGATCCGGGGCGGTGCCCCCGCGACGGGTGCGGCCTACCTGTTCGCGCGAGACGAGGGGGCCTGGAGCCAGGAGGCGACGCTGCTCGCCCCCGACGGCGAGGACGGCGACGATTTCGGCCGGGCCGTCGATCTCGACGACGAGACGATCCTCGCCGGCGCGCCGGGCCGCGACGAGGGGGCGGGGTCGACGTACGCGTTCGACCGCTCGACGTGGGAGCCGACCGACCCCGACGAGGAGGAGACGGACGAGGAGCCGACGGCGATCGACTCCTGTACGGTGATCACCGAGCCCGGCGAGTACGAACTCGTCGCCGACCTCGCACCCCGGGAGCTCGAGCAGCCCGCCTGCATCGTCATCGACAGCGACGACGTCACGCTCCGCGGGAACGGGCACACGATCGACGCCAGCGACGCGACCCACGCGGAGAGTGATTACTCCGAGGGGTACGAGCGGCCGCCCTGCATCGCCGTCCACCCGTACACGAACGGACTGGGCGAGGACAACTGGAACACCCACGTGGCGGACGTCGTCGTGACCGGCGGGTACGCCGGCGTAGCCGCCCGGCTCTCGAGCGGCGGCCACTACGAGGACGTCAGGGCCGCGGACAACGACCACGGCTTCCTGTTCGAGACCGACGGCGGGCTCGTCCGGAACTGCGTCGCCGAGGACAACGAACGGGGCGTGACCGTGACGACGTGGGGCTTCGGGGGCCGGCTCCGGGCGGACCTCGAGGACTGCACCGTCCGGAACAACGGGACGGGGCTGTGGGTCGACCAGGAGATGGACGCCACGGCCGCCCGGTGTCGCATCGTCGAGAACGGCACCGGCGTCCTGGCCGTGCCGTTCGCCCTCGAGACCGACTGGCAGCCGCCGACGGTGGCCCTCGAGGAGTGTCACGTCTGCCGGAACGAGAACTACGGCGTCCACGCCCGCACCGACCCGTTGGCCGAGGACGCCGACGACCACGAACAGGAGCGAGAGGGCGTCGTCCTGGCGGTCGACAACTACTGGGGCGCCGCGAACGGTCCTTCGAGCTTCGGCGATCCGCCGGAGCCGTACGCGGACCCGGAGACGGGTCGTCCCGCCGACGGCGACGGCGACGCCGTCTCGCAATCACTGGAACCCGGCGTCTCGAACGTCCGATTCGACCCCTTCCTCGAAGTACCGTTCGACGACGTCGGCGCCCGTCGCTGA
- a CDS encoding pyruvoyl-dependent arginine decarboxylase, translating to MGTIRVVWGSASAPTKMASYDAALADAGVENYNLVAVSSVIPADTAVEAVGTAPDLGPVGERVTVVEARATAAGPGRVSAALGWSQSEDGGPGLFYEAADETDSEDVERRVREGLAAGQELREWPFGDPQVRVESAPAETGTYTTALVLAVYGESEPLL from the coding sequence ATGGGCACGATTCGAGTCGTCTGGGGTTCGGCGAGCGCGCCGACGAAGATGGCATCGTACGACGCCGCGCTCGCCGACGCCGGGGTCGAAAACTACAATCTCGTGGCAGTGTCGTCGGTGATCCCCGCCGACACCGCCGTCGAGGCGGTCGGCACCGCGCCCGACCTCGGACCCGTCGGCGAGCGAGTGACGGTCGTCGAGGCTCGAGCCACCGCCGCCGGTCCGGGGCGCGTGAGCGCCGCCCTCGGCTGGTCGCAGTCCGAAGACGGCGGGCCGGGGCTGTTCTACGAGGCGGCCGACGAGACCGACAGCGAGGACGTCGAGCGGCGGGTCCGCGAGGGACTCGCGGCCGGCCAGGAGCTCCGGGAGTGGCCGTTCGGCGACCCGCAAGTGCGCGTCGAGAGCGCGCCCGCCGAGACGGGGACGTACACGACCGCGCTCGTCCTCGCGGTCTACGGCGAGAGCGAGCCGCTCCTGTAG
- a CDS encoding DUF5811 family protein yields the protein MNGNTPYGGLPGVTQAGQRATADVPALSGEQKRTLHRDVSRIAARTREYLPDEYIVDAEVSSGVAGPQVTVAVQPPIGHPVSAGFSPEIDETTEEYIGADERAEVARGLAASAALQVKQAVGDGVTPTAR from the coding sequence ATGAACGGAAACACGCCGTACGGGGGGTTGCCCGGAGTGACGCAGGCCGGTCAGCGAGCGACGGCGGACGTTCCTGCGCTCTCGGGGGAGCAGAAACGAACGCTTCACCGCGACGTGTCGCGGATCGCCGCCCGGACCCGCGAGTACCTGCCCGACGAGTACATCGTCGACGCCGAGGTCTCGAGCGGCGTCGCCGGCCCGCAGGTGACCGTCGCGGTCCAGCCGCCGATCGGTCACCCGGTGAGCGCCGGCTTCTCGCCCGAGATCGACGAGACGACCGAGGAGTACATCGGCGCCGACGAGCGCGCCGAGGTCGCCCGCGGGCTGGCCGCGAGCGCCGCATTGCAGGTCAAGCAGGCGGTCGGCGACGGCGTGACACCAACGGCGCGGTAG
- the infB gene encoding translation initiation factor IF-2, translating to MSDTDTNTRDNTSLRTPIVAVLGHVDHGKTSLLDKIRGSAVIEGEAGAITQHIGATAVPLDVVSSIAGELVNPDDFDLPGLLFIDTPGHHSFTTLRSRGGALADIAILVVDVNDGFQPQTLEALDILKRSQTPFIVAANKIDTVPGWNPTEDAPITATYESQSDRVTSRLDESLYQIIGNLSDQDFSADLYWRVQNFQRNVGVVPVSAMTGEGVPDLLAVMMGLSQRYMKEEMEIDVSGPGVGTVLEVKDEKGFGTTIDTVLYDGTVRTDDTIVVGAKNDPIVTDVRALLQPRPLAEIRTESRFEKVEEVSAATGIKIAAPDLEDAMAGAPVRVVRDRPLEEVVDEVESELADIAVDTAEEGVVVKADTLGSLEAMADALGEAEVPIVRAEVGDIAPRDVSVASTADDPKERAILGFNVDVLADAEQRAEIDEVKLYTDDVIYQLIEEYEEHVEELERAQQDTILENITRPARFRILPDHTFRQNDPAVVGVEVNSGTVQNNAFVATFDGNEPERVGQIKGIQEQGEDVDEARAGNRVSVAIDGPTVGRQIEEDDELWIEIPEKHAKILEQELSEEIPVDEREALNMYVEKLRKRDPFWGK from the coding sequence ATGTCGGACACGGATACGAACACGCGCGACAATACATCCCTCAGAACGCCGATCGTCGCCGTCCTCGGGCACGTCGACCACGGCAAGACCAGTCTCCTCGATAAGATCCGCGGCTCGGCGGTGATCGAGGGCGAAGCAGGCGCCATCACCCAGCACATCGGCGCCACCGCCGTCCCGCTGGACGTCGTCTCGAGCATCGCCGGCGAGCTCGTCAATCCGGACGACTTCGACCTGCCCGGCCTGCTGTTCATCGACACCCCCGGCCACCACTCCTTCACCACGCTGCGCTCACGGGGCGGGGCGCTCGCGGACATCGCGATCCTCGTCGTCGACGTCAACGACGGCTTCCAGCCCCAGACCTTAGAGGCGCTGGACATCCTCAAGCGTTCCCAGACGCCGTTCATCGTCGCCGCGAACAAGATCGACACCGTCCCCGGCTGGAACCCGACCGAGGACGCCCCCATCACCGCGACCTACGAGTCCCAGTCCGACCGCGTCACCTCCCGACTCGACGAGAGCCTCTACCAGATCATCGGCAACCTGAGCGACCAGGACTTTTCGGCGGACCTCTACTGGCGCGTCCAGAACTTCCAGCGCAACGTCGGGGTCGTCCCCGTAAGCGCGATGACTGGCGAAGGCGTCCCCGATCTACTCGCGGTGATGATGGGGCTCTCCCAGCGCTACATGAAAGAGGAGATGGAGATCGACGTCTCCGGCCCCGGCGTCGGCACCGTCCTCGAGGTCAAAGACGAGAAGGGGTTCGGGACGACCATCGATACGGTGCTCTACGACGGCACCGTCCGGACCGACGACACCATCGTCGTCGGCGCGAAGAACGACCCGATCGTCACCGACGTCCGGGCGCTGCTCCAGCCCCGGCCGCTCGCCGAGATCAGGACCGAGAGCCGCTTCGAGAAGGTAGAGGAGGTCTCGGCGGCGACCGGGATCAAGATCGCCGCCCCCGACTTAGAGGACGCGATGGCCGGCGCCCCCGTCCGCGTCGTCCGCGACCGCCCCCTCGAGGAGGTCGTCGACGAGGTCGAGTCCGAACTCGCCGACATCGCCGTCGACACCGCCGAAGAGGGGGTCGTCGTCAAAGCCGACACCCTGGGCAGCCTCGAGGCGATGGCCGACGCCCTGGGCGAGGCCGAGGTACCGATCGTCCGCGCGGAGGTCGGCGACATCGCCCCGCGGGACGTCTCGGTGGCGTCGACCGCCGACGACCCCAAAGAGCGGGCGATCCTCGGGTTCAACGTCGACGTGCTCGCCGACGCCGAACAGCGCGCGGAGATCGACGAGGTGAAGCTGTACACCGACGACGTCATCTACCAGCTGATCGAGGAGTACGAGGAACACGTCGAGGAACTCGAGCGCGCCCAGCAGGACACGATCCTCGAGAACATCACTCGCCCCGCGCGGTTTCGCATCCTGCCGGATCACACCTTCCGCCAGAACGACCCCGCGGTCGTCGGCGTCGAGGTCAACTCCGGCACCGTCCAGAACAACGCGTTCGTCGCCACGTTCGACGGCAACGAACCCGAGCGAGTCGGCCAGATCAAGGGCATCCAGGAGCAGGGCGAAGACGTGGACGAGGCGAGGGCGGGCAACCGGGTCTCCGTCGCCATCGACGGCCCCACCGTGGGCCGTCAGATCGAGGAGGACGACGAGCTCTGGATCGAGATCCCCGAGAAGCACGCGAAGATCCTCGAGCAAGAGCTGTCGGAAGAGATTCCCGTCGACGAGCGCGAGGCGCTGAACATGTACGTCGAGAAGCTGCGGAAACGCGATCCGTTCTGGGGCAAGTAG
- a CDS encoding CPBP family intramembrane glutamic endopeptidase, whose protein sequence is MSETAGADESPLALETVPALGTVLATVAMVGVLVPIRRGADEPAVWAAAALALVAVGAFVVRRHGGLERRRGALIAAGASIGVVVLSGYAINQGVSGTVALSTVPDVSLVFLAFLAAGATASVAVADYGGVTGRGLLERGKLTLTLAILGAVGLLAAQIAAVMILVPVQLGVGEPSQSQLIVVMQFGVVIGTAVVAIGYLSLNDYGLSYLDLRWPTVSDALWTVGGIVVLFGALIGLSLLMESAGVESSSHGTTEIAAENPEILLVLIPASILVIGPFEELLYRNIIQKSLYRRFSRYGAVVVGSVIFAAVHLPAYDTGGGGEIMASLAIVFGLSIVLGIIYERTENLLVPSVVHGLFNAIQFASLYVYLT, encoded by the coding sequence ATGAGCGAGACTGCAGGGGCCGACGAGAGCCCGCTCGCCCTCGAGACCGTGCCCGCCCTCGGGACCGTTCTCGCCACCGTGGCGATGGTCGGCGTACTCGTCCCGATTCGGCGGGGCGCCGACGAGCCGGCGGTGTGGGCGGCGGCCGCGCTCGCGCTGGTCGCCGTCGGCGCGTTCGTCGTCCGGCGCCACGGCGGCCTCGAGCGCCGACGGGGTGCACTGATCGCAGCGGGCGCGAGCATCGGCGTCGTCGTGCTGTCGGGGTACGCGATCAATCAGGGCGTGTCGGGAACGGTCGCGCTGTCGACGGTGCCGGACGTCTCCCTCGTGTTCCTCGCCTTTCTCGCCGCGGGGGCGACCGCCAGCGTCGCCGTCGCCGACTACGGCGGCGTCACCGGCCGAGGGCTGCTCGAGCGCGGAAAGCTGACCCTGACGCTGGCGATCCTCGGCGCGGTGGGGCTGCTCGCGGCACAGATCGCGGCGGTGATGATCCTGGTGCCGGTCCAGCTCGGCGTCGGCGAGCCGAGCCAGTCGCAGCTGATCGTCGTCATGCAGTTCGGCGTGGTGATCGGGACCGCCGTCGTCGCGATCGGCTACCTCTCGCTGAACGACTACGGCCTCTCGTATCTCGACCTGCGCTGGCCCACCGTCTCGGACGCGCTCTGGACCGTCGGCGGGATCGTCGTCCTCTTCGGCGCCCTGATCGGGCTCTCGCTGCTCATGGAGTCGGCCGGCGTCGAGAGCTCGAGCCACGGCACGACCGAGATCGCCGCGGAGAACCCCGAGATACTGCTGGTGCTCATTCCGGCGTCGATCCTGGTGATCGGCCCGTTCGAGGAGCTGCTGTACCGCAACATCATCCAGAAGTCGCTCTACCGGCGGTTTTCGCGCTACGGCGCCGTGGTCGTCGGCAGCGTCATCTTCGCGGCCGTCCACCTCCCCGCCTACGACACGGGCGGCGGCGGCGAGATCATGGCGAGCCTCGCGATCGTGTTCGGGCTCTCGATCGTGCTCGGAATCATCTACGAGCGAACCGAGAACCTGCTCGTGCCGTCGGTCGTCCACGGCCTGTTCAACGCGATCCAGTTCGCGTCGCTGTACGTCTATCTCACCTGA
- the glmS gene encoding glutamine--fructose-6-phosphate transaminase (isomerizing) has protein sequence MCGIIGYTGDGNDVLDVLMTGLSGLEYRGYDSAGIALTNGSLSIYKRQGELSALESALPEGGLDGEAGIGHTRWSTHGPPADVNAHPHTGPDGNVAVVHNGIIENYRALREELAADGHVFESDTDTEVVPHLIERELAAGADPEAAFREAVGRLEGSYAIAAVFAGSETVYAARNESPLVLGLGEDGHYLASDVPAFIEYTDRVIYLEDGEFARLDADEVVVTDADGTVVETSVETIAWDPEDAGKSGYDHYMIKEIHEQPDAIRKCLRERVEEMTRSITVEELANLDAPESVQFVACGTSYHAALYGARLLRERGIPAQTFLASEYDVDEIPVPPETLVVGVTQSGETADTMSALRGANRAGATTLALTNVVGSSAARECDHVMYIRAGPEIGVAATKTFASQQVALALLASTVTGAPSQSFVEGLRKLPDQVRTVLDDSSAREIAETYERADAYFFIGRKYNEAVAYEGALKMKEITYKHAEGFAAGELKHGPLALVTDRTPVFAMVTQGSKPQKTLGNVKEVEARDAPVVAVTDSRELVEPYADFVMEVPETHPAFTPILANVQLQLISYWVANRLGRSIDKPRNLAKSVTVE, from the coding sequence ATGTGTGGCATCATCGGCTACACGGGCGACGGAAACGACGTCCTCGACGTCCTCATGACCGGGCTCTCGGGGCTCGAGTACCGGGGGTACGATTCGGCGGGGATCGCCCTCACTAACGGCTCGCTTTCGATCTACAAGCGCCAGGGCGAGCTCTCGGCGCTCGAGAGCGCGCTTCCCGAGGGCGGACTCGACGGCGAGGCCGGCATCGGCCACACCCGCTGGAGCACGCACGGTCCCCCGGCGGACGTCAACGCCCACCCCCACACGGGGCCGGACGGGAACGTCGCCGTCGTCCACAACGGGATCATCGAGAACTACCGGGCACTCCGCGAGGAGCTCGCGGCGGACGGCCACGTCTTCGAGAGCGACACCGACACCGAGGTCGTCCCCCACCTGATCGAGCGCGAACTCGCGGCCGGCGCCGATCCGGAGGCGGCGTTCCGCGAGGCGGTCGGCCGCCTCGAGGGGAGCTACGCCATCGCCGCGGTCTTCGCCGGCTCGGAGACGGTGTACGCCGCGCGCAACGAGTCGCCGCTCGTGCTGGGACTCGGCGAGGACGGCCACTACCTGGCGAGCGACGTCCCCGCGTTCATCGAGTACACCGACCGGGTGATCTACCTCGAAGACGGCGAGTTCGCCCGACTCGACGCCGACGAGGTCGTCGTCACCGACGCCGACGGCACCGTCGTCGAGACGTCGGTCGAGACGATCGCGTGGGACCCCGAGGACGCGGGCAAGAGCGGCTACGACCACTACATGATAAAGGAGATCCACGAACAGCCCGACGCGATCCGCAAGTGCCTCCGCGAGCGCGTCGAGGAGATGACCCGCTCGATCACCGTCGAGGAGCTCGCCAACCTCGACGCTCCGGAGTCCGTGCAGTTCGTCGCCTGTGGCACCTCCTACCACGCGGCGCTGTACGGAGCCCGGCTGCTCCGCGAGCGCGGGATCCCCGCCCAGACGTTCCTCGCGAGCGAGTACGACGTCGACGAGATCCCGGTCCCCCCGGAGACGCTCGTCGTCGGCGTCACCCAGAGCGGGGAGACGGCGGACACCATGAGCGCCCTCCGGGGCGCGAACCGCGCGGGCGCGACGACGCTCGCGCTGACGAACGTCGTCGGCAGCTCCGCCGCACGGGAGTGCGACCACGTCATGTACATCCGCGCCGGTCCCGAGATCGGCGTCGCCGCCACCAAGACGTTCGCCTCCCAGCAGGTCGCGCTGGCGCTTCTCGCGAGCACCGTCACCGGCGCCCCCTCCCAGTCGTTCGTCGAGGGGCTGCGGAAGCTCCCCGACCAGGTCCGGACGGTGCTCGACGACTCGAGCGCCCGCGAGATCGCGGAAACCTACGAGCGCGCCGACGCCTACTTCTTCATCGGACGAAAGTACAACGAGGCGGTCGCGTACGAGGGCGCGCTGAAGATGAAGGAGATCACGTACAAACACGCCGAGGGGTTCGCCGCGGGTGAACTCAAACACGGGCCGCTGGCGCTCGTGACCGACCGGACGCCGGTGTTCGCGATGGTCACGCAGGGGTCGAAACCCCAGAAGACCCTCGGTAACGTCAAGGAAGTCGAGGCCCGCGACGCGCCGGTCGTCGCCGTCACCGACTCCCGGGAGCTGGTCGAACCGTACGCCGACTTCGTGATGGAGGTGCCCGAAACCCATCCGGCGTTCACGCCGATCCTGGCGAACGTCCAGCTCCAGTTGATCTCCTACTGGGTGGCCAACCGGCTGGGGCGGTCGATCGACAAGCCACGAAACCTCGCCAAGAGCGTCACCGTCGAGTAA
- a CDS encoding VOC family protein encodes MASIANITFACDDPDSLAEFWTEAVGYERQEAPPGLLEAVEAEGGDPNAAAAAVDPAGRGPRLFFKKMPRSSPEHIPIHLDLAAEDREAEVERLTELGATAVETKTETTGPYTEIWTVMRDPEGNGFCVQPSPGE; translated from the coding sequence ATGGCGTCGATCGCCAACATTACGTTCGCGTGTGACGATCCCGATTCCCTCGCCGAGTTCTGGACGGAGGCGGTGGGCTACGAGCGCCAGGAGGCCCCGCCCGGTCTCCTCGAGGCCGTCGAAGCCGAGGGCGGCGACCCCAACGCGGCGGCCGCGGCCGTCGACCCCGCCGGCCGTGGCCCACGGCTGTTCTTCAAGAAGATGCCGCGCTCGTCGCCGGAACACATCCCGATCCACCTCGACCTCGCCGCCGAGGACCGCGAGGCCGAAGTCGAGCGGCTGACCGAACTCGGGGCGACCGCCGTGGAGACGAAAACGGAGACGACCGGCCCCTACACCGAAATTTGGACGGTCATGCGAGATCCCGAGGGGAACGGGTTCTGCGTGCAGCCGTCGCCGGGGGAGTAG